DNA from Dehalobacter sp.:
AGAGTGCTGCCCTCGAGGCATGGCACAATGGCAATCCCTCTCCCTATCTCGATCTTTATTCAAAGGACTTCACCTATTTCGACCCTGCGCTTGAAAGGCGGCTTGACGGTTGGGATAAGATAGAAGAGTTGTATGAAAGCATGCGGGGAAAGGTGAAGATGGATCAATTTGAAATGATAAATCCCGTTGTACAACAAACCGATACAATGGCAGTCCTGACCTACAATCTGATTTCATACGCAGGCGATACGCCGTGGAGGGAGAATTGCACGGAAGTGTACCGGCTAGAGGAAGATAACAAGTGGAAGATCATCCACAGCCACTGGTCATTGACAAAACCTATGATTGATTAAGTAAACAAACAGGCGGTTCAATGTGTTGATTTTTTGTCGGCGAATGCCTCATTTGCATAGCAAATCAGATAATCAGTTACAGGTGAATAAATGATGAATTTGAGTTACCGTAATTTCGCAAAAAAGAATCACGATAAATGACGTGAGATAAAAAACAAACATGGAATACAGGAATCTGGGAAAATCAGGATTAAAAGTACCTGTGCTCAGCCTTGGTACGGGTACATTCGGTGGGACAAACGAATTTTTTCAGCGTTGGGGACAAACGGACGTAAAGGAAGCCTCACGACTGATTGACATTTGTTTGGAAAGAGGTGTAAACTTCTTTGATACCGCAAATGTTTATTCGCGGGGAGCATCGGAAGAAGTTTTAGGTGCAGCCGTAAAAGGAAGACGTGAAAAAACAATTATTTCTACCAAGGGAACTTACCAAATGGGCGAAGGGATAAATGATAAAGGATCATCACGCTTTCATCTCATTAAAGCATTTGAAGACAGCTTAAAACGTTTAGGGACGGATTACATTGATCTTTATCTTATGCACGGTTTTGACAGCAATACTCCTGTGGAAGAAACATTGAGGACATTGGATAATCTGGTCACCAGTGGTAAGGTCAGATATATCGGTTGTTCTAATTTTGCAGCATGGCAACTGATGAAATCATTGTCCGTTTCAGAAAAGCACAACCTGGAAAAGTATGTTATTTATCAGGGTTATTATTCGCTCATCGGACGTGATTACGAACAAGAACTAATGCCATTGATAAAAGACCAGGGATTGGGTCTAATGGTATGGAGTCCGCTTGGTTGGGGCAGACTTACAGGAAAAATCAGAAGAAACCGACCGCTTGCCGAAGGACGCATACAATCAGGCGGAGCAGTTGGATCACCACCTGTTGAAGACGAATTTCTATATACGGTTGTAGATGCTTTGGAACGAATCGCAAACGAAACAGGCAGGACCATTTCTCAGGTTGCCATTAAT
Protein-coding regions in this window:
- a CDS encoding nuclear transport factor 2 family protein, with amino-acid sequence MDKRTVTETIIALESAALEAWHNGNPSPYLDLYSKDFTYFDPALERRLDGWDKIEELYESMRGKVKMDQFEMINPVVQQTDTMAVLTYNLISYAGDTPWRENCTEVYRLEEDNKWKIIHSHWSLTKPMID
- a CDS encoding aldo/keto reductase codes for the protein MEYRNLGKSGLKVPVLSLGTGTFGGTNEFFQRWGQTDVKEASRLIDICLERGVNFFDTANVYSRGASEEVLGAAVKGRREKTIISTKGTYQMGEGINDKGSSRFHLIKAFEDSLKRLGTDYIDLYLMHGFDSNTPVEETLRTLDNLVTSGKVRYIGCSNFAAWQLMKSLSVSEKHNLEKYVIYQGYYSLIGRDYEQELMPLIKDQGLGLMVWSPLGWGRLTGKIRRNRPLAEGRIQSGGAVGSPPVEDEFLYTVVDALERIANETGRTISQVAINWLLQQETVSNIVIGARNEQQLIENMDAVDWSLSKEHLTELNTITTQTPIYPHWVGER